A window of Nitrososphaerales archaeon genomic DNA:
ATATTTATACCGTAAAAGTCCTTAGGCCTACCGAATGCATCCAGCTCAGGCACCTTACCCACCATTATAGCAGCTAGAGTGAGAATAAGGCTGTCAGGGTGGCCGGGGCACCTCGGAAGGTTTATGACCAGTTTTTTGATCCCGACCTCCCTATAAAAGTCCTGTACACCCATAGCGCCCGTAACATTCCCCTTCGCATGTGGTATGCCTCCATAAGAGGAGCAAGAGCCGAAGGAGATTACGTAATCTGCATAGTTAGTAGCATCGAGGAGCCAATCCCTAAAGTCTCTACCACCAATTTTACAGAAGCCCTTCTTCTGGACCGAGCCCTCGACGATCAGAATCCTCTTTTTATCGCTCCCCTTCTTCCAAGTATCGATGAACTCGATAGCTAGAGAGCCCGATGATGGATGGAGTACCTGCATGTAATCGGGAAGGGCTATGGGCAGATTCGAGTTACCAACGATCAGGCTCGTTAGGACTTTGATTAAGTCCGGATCGGCCGCCTGTGCAAGAGAAACTGCACAACCTGTGCATGCAGCACCATTCAACCAACAGATATGCCAGTAATCCCTCGCCTCTGCGAAGATCTCGATCAGATCCTGCTTGAGAAAGCTCGGGATTACGAGTGATCCTACACCCACGGTAGCCAATAACTTGAGGAATTCACGCCTTTCAGTCGTCTGCCTTTTACCCTCGACCATACCATCACCTTTAACCAGACCTTCTATCGATGTAGATGAAGGAGAATGAAAGAGGCTTCTTCATCTTCACTTTAAAAAGTTCCTTTACCAACATTATCTCCATAAAGGGATTCAAAATTACGGTCACTTATATCTCTTTATTAATTTTTTATTTACTCTATTTACGGGTTATTTACAGATACTCTTAACTCGTGACGTGTATTATTGATGATTCGTTCCTTCGGTGTGTGCTCCTCACATAGTACCAACGAGACGTTGATGGGAGAATAGCCGAGCCTTTTGCCACACACTATGCAAACGAGCTCCGAAAACACGAGGGTATTTAGATTTACATTTGTGGACAATTACATCACCTACGAGCTCTTGAAGAACTTGATAATAGTTCTTTATTAATATTTTGCATAATTTCACCATATTCTAAAAAAATCGAAAAATATGTATAGATAATTTTCTAGACATCCTTGTAAATCTGTCCTTAACCTTCAATTCAAATCTTTTTATAAAATCGCGATAGCTTTAAGGTATTAAATAATGTTAACTTATGATCTCTCGATCTTGATAACATTATGTACGATTACTCCATCCCATGCCGATATTCAGATTTTCTTTTTGATTCGTTAAGTAAAGCAACCCCAGAGCTCCCGTTACCATATGATCATTAAGAGGGTTGCCAAATTGAAAATTCAGATTCGTCCTCTTGATGATATCACGCTTCGGCCCAGTAACGATTATAGCATCTACAGGACCTCTGCACTTCTCACTTGTGTAAGCACCATGGCCTCCCTCTCTTAAAATCTGCTCATGCGTCAACCTCCCCTCTATGAATAATTGAACGAAGCGCTCCAACATTTCTGGGGTTAAAGTCGATGTATGCGTTTCAAAGTATCCGACGATCTCACCATCTACCAGCATAGATGCAAATGTATGGCCATTACCGATATCGATCGTGACGATCCTTTTCTTACCGATCGCATTCGGATCGAGAGATGCACCTACACACGCTGCGATTACTGTATCGGTAGCGTAGATCTTACCTGAAAAGGGCTCTCCAGAGATAGAACTTTTCAACTGCTGTGAGACAGATTTCATTCTGAGGAGTGTATCTGGTATATCTCTATCTTCGAAGAATAGGCTTATGGGTTTCGGGTTCTCTTCGATAAAGCTCTTCAGTAGATTGTGGCGATACTCGATGGCAGATACGCCCTCTGGAGCCTTCCCATGGTCTTGAACCGCGAATACGATGTAATCCAACCTATCACAGATCTCATACCTCCTAGCCAACTCCAACAGGAATTTTAGATCGATCTCTTTCAACTCCACTATTGTGAAGTCCTTCTCAAATTCGGAGATTCTATCGATGATCTCGATCCCCATCGACTTCACGTGATCCAAATTATAACTGAATGTGAGCGCTGCTGGTAATGTGGCCTTTACCCTACCACCTTTACTTATCAATTCCTTTACAGACCTTGTAATAGGCCCACCACCAATTATACCACCGGTGATCAAGAGATTTCTATGCGTGAGCTTCGCTATCTTACGGGCGAAGATCTGTGTCGCCGATGGTAAGATCATCTTCGGTAAGTAATCGTAAGATTGGTCAAAGAATAGTATATCTTGGGTACCTAGACCTACATCGATGCAACATACGCTGACCAACGATGATCTGATTAACTCACTTAACTTCTTCCTTATTAATTCTATCCAACTCCGCCATCAAAAAGTTCCTATACTTTGCCCTCTGCTCCGCACCCAGCTTCGAGATATCTTCACGTAAAATGGTGAATAGACCTATGATCCTATCGATTATATCTTGGGCTACGAAGCCACCGTACGTAAAGAGGCGTACCATTGCACCGAAACTTCTATTGAACTCTTCACGTGCTTCACTATACTCTTCAAGCTTCTTCACACCCTTCTCCGTAATCTTATAGCCACCCTCAACCTCCTCGATCAGACCTTCGGAGAGGAGCCTATTTAACAATGGGTAAATGAGGCCGGGTGATGGCCTCCAAGCACCCTTCGTCCTCCTTTCGGTCTCATCCATGATCTCCTTACCAGTCATAGGTTTCTCTTTTAATAGTGAGAGTACGTAAAATCTGGAGAAGCCCCTTGGCACTACACTCTTGCCTTTGCGCATATCACTAATGATATCACTAACGATATATATACTTTGCGCTTATTGTGAGATTTTTGCACCACGGATAAAGAAGCTTTACAAAAGTGAAATCGTCACATCTACATATTACTAAAGTTTGATAATCATCGACCTAATCCAAATTTTTATTAGCGGGCAATACTATTAGATCTCGAAGATCATGATGATCAAAGTTAAAGATGTTATGAGTAAAGATTTGGTGACGATCGAAGCGGATAAAAGTGTGCTCGATGCTGCGAGGCTGATGGCCAAGAAGGGTGTCGGATGCTTGATAATCGTCTCAGGTGGTAAGGCGATAGGGATTATAACGGAGAGGGATCTTGTATCGAGAGTTCTGGCAGAACCTTTTGACCCTGCGAAGGTCTTGGTCAGTGATGTTATGAGCACGCCAATATTCACGATATCTTCAGATCAGACGCTGAATGAAGCTGCTGAGATTATGTTGAAGTACAAGGTAAGGAGGTTACCTGTGGTTGATGGAGGCGTATTGGTCGGTATAGTAACCGCGACAGACCTGGCGAATGCGTTGGTTAATAAAACGTTGGATGAAGGTTTGATTCTCAAAGCGATAGCAAGGTACAGTAAAGCCCCTGAATTTGGCCCCTATAAGTGAAAAGATAAAGTTAGAGGAAGGATATCGTAAAGCAATGATAAAGATAAATAATGATGAAGAGGAATTATGGAAAGGCATATCGAGATCGATTGTAAAGTTAAATTCTTGCCCATCTAACTCTCTATAGAATTGAGCTTTAAGATTCTAAACCTTCAAGAATTAGAATTCTCATTACCGACGTTGGATGAGCAATCCTTTAGAGAGGTTCTTCAATTTTCAGAATTCCTCGGTTATGATAATGTGAATAAGAAAGGGCTTTATAAATTGAATTTGGAAAAGTGTGCTACTTTAGATGTAGATGACCTTAGAAGGCTCGCCCGGTACGGTATAGATCTTTCGAAGGATGTGTTGAGAGAGATTGAAAGTCTTAGAGAGAAGAGATTGGTGAACATTTCTATTTATGGAGGGGATCTCATTATAAGAGCGACGCCCAGTGCAGCACCTCTAATACCAAGTCTATGTATATATGAGCAGAAGACCAAAACTTATAGGGCCAAGCCTAGAGATCTATGGAAGGTTCTGGATCATCTTCAGATTTTATGTAAGGTGAATGTGGATTTTGATATAAAGCAAGAGCTACCATTTTTACCGGTAGCCCAATTTACGTTAAGAGATTATCAGGTACGATGCTACGAAGCATGGAAGGAGAGTGGTTTTAGAGGTGTGATAGCACTATCCACGGCAGCGGGTAAGACATTCTTAGCCCTTCAGGCGATAGCCGATCTTAAAGTGAGGGCGATGATAATCGTACCCTCTATAGACCTTCTCTACCAATGGAAGAAGAAGATCAACCTATACCTTAACATCCCTTATGAATACATTGGGGTATATGGGGGAGGGAGTAAAGAGGTCAAGGACATCACTATAATAACCTACAAGTCGGCATACTTGAACGCTGAAACTTTATCAGATAAATTTATGTTGATGATCGCCGATGAAGCACATCACTCTGTAGCTGAGGAGTTTAGAAGGATACTCGATTTAAGTATCGCACGTTATAGGATGGGTTTGACGGCCACACCGATGAGGAGTGATGGGCTTCATAGGGATTATGAAGAAATTATAGGCCCCATCATTAAACCCGTCTCCGAATCGGAACTTCAAGATAAAGGGTATATAGCAAGGTACGATGTGAAAAGAATTTATGTGGAGCTCGGGCCTGAAGCCCT
This region includes:
- a CDS encoding CBS domain-containing protein, with the protein product MIKVKDVMSKDLVTIEADKSVLDAARLMAKKGVGCLIIVSGGKAIGIITERDLVSRVLAEPFDPAKVLVSDVMSTPIFTISSDQTLNEAAEIMLKYKVRRLPVVDGGVLVGIVTATDLANALVNKTLDEGLILKAIARYSKAPEFGPYK
- a CDS encoding DUF1786 domain-containing protein, which codes for MVSVCCIDVGLGTQDILFFDQSYDYLPKMILPSATQIFARKIAKLTHRNLLITGGIIGGGPITRSVKELISKGGRVKATLPAALTFSYNLDHVKSMGIEIIDRISEFEKDFTIVELKEIDLKFLLELARRYEICDRLDYIVFAVQDHGKAPEGVSAIEYRHNLLKSFIEENPKPISLFFEDRDIPDTLLRMKSVSQQLKSSISGEPFSGKIYATDTVIAACVGASLDPNAIGKKRIVTIDIGNGHTFASMLVDGEIVGYFETHTSTLTPEMLERFVQLFIEGRLTHEQILREGGHGAYTSEKCRGPVDAIIVTGPKRDIIKRTNLNFQFGNPLNDHMVTGALGLLYLTNQKENLNIGMGWSNRT
- a CDS encoding hydrogenase small subunit codes for the protein MVEGKRQTTERREFLKLLATVGVGSLVIPSFLKQDLIEIFAEARDYWHICWLNGAACTGCAVSLAQAADPDLIKVLTSLIVGNSNLPIALPDYMQVLHPSSGSLAIEFIDTWKKGSDKKRILIVEGSVQKKGFCKIGGRDFRDWLLDATNYADYVISFGSCSSYGGIPHAKGNVTGAMGVQDFYREVGIKKLVINLPRCPGHPDSLILTLAAIMVGKVPELDAFGRPKDFYGINIHSNRCAYRPYYDRGIFIQRPGEFPVEGAEEGCRYKIGCKGPVAYADCGQRRWNNGVSWCIEVGSPCIACSEPAFPDGDTGPFWQELPGLPLVLGIPIDTWGKAMMVAGAAGVAIHFAKRVITKRGEGERKEEEKEEEGGE
- a CDS encoding DEAD/DEAH box helicase, producing MSFKILNLQELEFSLPTLDEQSFREVLQFSEFLGYDNVNKKGLYKLNLEKCATLDVDDLRRLARYGIDLSKDVLREIESLREKRLVNISIYGGDLIIRATPSAAPLIPSLCIYEQKTKTYRAKPRDLWKVLDHLQILCKVNVDFDIKQELPFLPVAQFTLRDYQVRCYEAWKESGFRGVIALSTAAGKTFLALQAIADLKVRAMIIVPSIDLLYQWKKKINLYLNIPYEYIGVYGGGSKEVKDITIITYKSAYLNAETLSDKFMLMIADEAHHSVAEEFRRILDLSIARYRMGLTATPMRSDGLHRDYEEIIGPIIKPVSESELQDKGYIARYDVKRIYVELGPEALEEYRRQLNIYNDYCERVLPKVKDPRERFELCLTYAARDPRARDALRARNRARIIALSAEKKVEIVGELLSKYRDKKVLIFSRYVDIVEEVSRRYLIPLIVADTSVEERKALLEMFKKGEVTKLASGMTLEEGIDVPDAQVGIIISGSGSNREYLQRIGRLLRPKKERALMIELVTKGTMDQQLTMRRRRFREWLN
- a CDS encoding PadR family transcriptional regulator, with the protein product MRKGKSVVPRGFSRFYVLSLLKEKPMTGKEIMDETERRTKGAWRPSPGLIYPLLNRLLSEGLIEEVEGGYKITEKGVKKLEEYSEAREEFNRSFGAMVRLFTYGGFVAQDIIDRIIGLFTILREDISKLGAEQRAKYRNFLMAELDRINKEEVK